A DNA window from Brassica napus cultivar Da-Ae chromosome C1, Da-Ae, whole genome shotgun sequence contains the following coding sequences:
- the LOC106376123 gene encoding molybdate-anion transporter, which translates to MEVFYYVVFGVLGIVVATLELSKNNKDRINTSSAFTSFKNNYLVVYSLMMAGDWLQGPYVYYLYSTYGYSKGDIGQLFIAGFGSSMLFGTIVGSLADKQGRKRACVTYCITYILSCITKHSPQYKVLMVGRVLGGIATSLLFSSFESWLVAEHNKRGFEQQWLSLTFSKAVFFGNGLVAIIAGLFGNLLVHSFSLGPVAPFDAAACFLAIGMAVILSSWSENYGDPSDNKDLITQFRGAAVAIASDEKIALLGAIQSLFEGSMYTFVFLWTPALSPNDEEIPHGFIFATFMLASMLGSSLASRLLSRSSPKVESYMQIVFLVSAASLLLPIIMASLVAPSKVKGGGISFSGCFQLLGFCVFEACVGLFWPSIMKMRSQYIPEEARSTIMNFFRIPLNIFVCVVLYNVNEFPMTVMFGMCSIFLFIASLLQRRLMMIADKPKANDWTPLNERNAEEAPLNI; encoded by the exons ATGGAGGTGTTCTACTACGTGGTGTTCGGGGTCCTAGGCATCGTCGTGGCGACGTTGGAGCTGAGCAAGAACAACAAGGATCGGATCAACACTTCTTCAGCGTTCACTTCTTTCAAAAACAACTACCTCGTCGTTTACTCGCTCATGATGG CGGGTGACTGGTTGCAGGGTCCATATGTGTACTATCTTTACAGTACTTATGGGTATAGCAAAGGGGACATTGGGCAGCTTTTCATTGCTGGTTTTGGTTCCTCTATGCTCTTTGGCACTATCGTTGGATCTCTTGCCGACAAACA GGGTCGTAAGAGGGCGTGCGTTACGTACTGTATTACTTACATATTGAGCTGCATCACCAAGCATTCTCCTCAATATAAGGTTCTGATGGTGGGGCGTGTGTTGGGAGGCATTGCTACTTCCCTTCTCTTTTCATCTTTTGAATCCTGGCTAGTTGCTGAGCACAATAAG AGGGGCTTTGAGCAGCAATGGCTGTCTCTAACATTCTCAAAGGCTGTGTTTTTTGGAAACGGTCTTGTTGCTATTATCGCTGGATTGTTTGGGAACTTGCTAGTGCACTCTTTCTCTCTTGGACCTGTTGCGCCATTTGACGCTGCTGCATGCTTTCTTGCTATTGGAATGGCTGTCATTCTATCTTCATGGTCAGAGAACTATGGTGATCCTTCTGACAACAAGGACTTGATTACTCAGTTTAGAGGTGCTGCAGTTGCCATTGCATCAG ATGAAAAAATTGCACTTTTGGGTGCCATTCAGTCGCTCTTTGAAGGATCTATGTATACTTTTGTATTCCTCTGGACTCCTGCTCTAAGCCCCAACGATGAGGAGATTCCCCATGGTTTCATTTTTGCTACGTTTATGCTTGCTTCGATGCTCGGCAGTTCCCTTGCATCTCGTCTGTTGTCTCGCTCATCTCCCAAAGTAGAGAGCTACATGCAGATCGTCTTCCTAGTTTCTGCTGCCTCACTATTGCTTCCAATTATAATGGCT TCGTTGGTAGCACCTTCCAAAGTAAAGGGTGGAGGAATCTCTTTCTCTGGTTGCTTTCAGCTTCTTGGGTTCTGTGTCTTTGAGGCGTGTGTAGGACTGTTTTGGCCATCCATAATGAAGATGAGATCCCAATACATCCCTGAGGAAGCAAGAAGCACAATCATGAACTTTTTCCGGATTCCTCTGAACATCTTTGTCTGCGTTGTCTTATACAAT GTGAATGAGTTCCCTATGACTGTCATGTTTGGAATGTGCTCCATCTTCCTCTTTATTGCAAGTCTCCTGCAAAGAAGGCTCATGATGATTGCTGACAAGCCAA AGGCAAATGATTGGACACCTCTTAATGAAAGAAACGCAGAAGAAGCTCCTCTCAACATTTGA
- the LOC106376120 gene encoding oligopeptide transporter 6-like has product MGEIAEEFPVVITDDDRCVVPEVELTVPKTDDPSLPVLTFRMWFLGISACIVLSFINQFFWYRTMPLSITGISAQIAVVPLGHLMARVLPSRRFLEGTRFQFTLNPGAFNVKEHVLITIFANSGAGSVYATHILSAIKLYYKRSLPFLPAFLVMITTQILGFGWAGLFRKHLVEPGEMWWPSNLVQVSLFGALHEKEKKSKGHMSRTQFFLIVLVASFAYYILPGYLFTMLTSISWVCWFNPKSILVNQLGSGEHGLGVGSIGFDWVTISAYLGSPLASPLFASVNVAIGFVLVMYIVTPICYWLNIYEAKTFPIFSSQLFMANGSRYDVLSIIDSKFHLDRAVYSNTGSINMSTFFAVTYGLGFATLSATIVHVLVFNGSDLWKQTRGAFQKDKKMDIHTRIMKKNYREVPMWWFLVILLLNIALIMFISVHYNATVQLPWWGVLLACAIAISFTPLIGVIAATTNQAPGLNIITEYVIGYIYPERPVANMCFKVYGYISMTQALTFISDFKLGHYMKIPPRSMFIAQVVGTLVAVMVYTGTAWWLMEEIPHLCDTTLLPSDSQWTCPMDRVFFDASVIWGLVGPRRVFGDLGEYSSVNWFFLVGAIAPLLVWLAAKAFPAQTWISKIHIPVLVGATAMMPPATAVNFTSWLIVAFVFGHFIFKYRREWWKKYNYVLSGGLDAGSAFMTILLFLALGRKGIEVQWWGNSGDRDTCPLASCPTAKGVVVKGCPVF; this is encoded by the exons ATGGGAGAGATAGCAGAAGAGTTCCCGGTGGTTATAACGGACGATGACCGGTGCGTTGTACCGGAGGTTGAGCTCACCGTACCCAAAACCGACGATCCGAGCTTACCAGTTCTTACGTTTCGGATGTGGTTTCTTGGTATCAGCGCGTGCATTGTACTCTCTTTCATTAACCAGTTTTTCTGGTACAGAACCATGCCGTTGAGCATCACCGGAATCTCAGCTCAAATCGCCGTCGTGCCGCTCGGACATCTCATGGCGAGGGTGCTTCCGTCGAGGAGGTTCTTGGAAGGTACGAGGTTCCAGTTCACGTTAAATCCAGGTGCCTTCAACGTCAAGGAACATGTTCTGATAACAATCTTTGCGAACTCCGGCGCCGGCTCCGTCTACGCTACTCATATCCTCAGTGCTATTAAGCTTTACTACAAACGCTCTCTTCCTTTCCTCCCTGCCTTTCTCGTTATGATCACCACTCAG ATTCTTGGATTTGGATGGGCGGGTCTGTTCAGGAAACACCTGGTCGAGCCAGGAGAGATGTGGTGGCCAAGCAACCTCGTCCAAGTCTCTCTCTTCGGAGCATTACacgagaaggagaagaaatcaAAAGGACACATGAGTAGAACACAGTTCTTCTTGATCGTCCTAGTAGCTAGCTTCGCTTACTACATCCTCCCCGGTTATCTCTTCACCATGTTAACATCAATCTCATGGGTTTGCTGGTTCAATCCCAAATCAATTCTAGTTAACCAACTCGGTTCAGGTGAACACGGTCTAGGTGTTGGATCCATTGGTTTTGATTGGGTCACCATTAGTGCTTACCTTGGAAGCCCTCTAGCTAGTCCCTTGTTCGCTTCAGTCAATGTAGCTATTGGCTTTGTGCTTGTCATGTATATCGTCACGCCTATTTGTTACTGGCTTAACATATACGAAGCCAAGACGTTTCCTATCTTCTCTAGCCAGCTCTTCATGGCTAATGGCTCACGCTATGATGTTTTGAGCATTATTGATAGCAAGTTCCATCTAGACCGTGCGGTTTACTCTAACACCGGTTCGATCAACATGAGCACCTTCTTTGCTGTTACTTATGGACTCGGCTTTGCTACATTGTCTGCCACCATCGTCCATGTCTTAGTATTCAACGGAAG TGACTTGTGGAAACAGACAAGAGGAGCGTTTCAGAAGGATAAGAAAATGGATATACATACAAGGATCATGAAGAAGAACTACAGAGAAGTTCCAATGTGGTGGTTTCTGGTGATCCTCTTACTGAATATTGCGCTCATCATGTTCATCTCTGTGCACTACAACGCCACCGTGCAGCTTCCTTGGTGGGGAGTGTTGCTCGCTTGTGCCATTGCCATATCTTTCACTCCTTTGATTGGTGTCATAGCCGCCACTACTAACCAGGCACCAGGGTTGAACATCATAACCGAGTATGTTATTGGGTATATCTACCCGGAACGTCCTGTTGCCAACATGTGCTTCAAGGTCTATGGATACATTAGTATGACTCAAGCTTTAACTTTCATTTCTGACTTCAAACTCGGTCACTACATGAAGATTCCGCCTAGATCCATGTTCATCGCTCAG GTGGTAGGGACGCTTGTGGCGGTTATGGTTTACACAGGAACAGCTTGGTGGTTAATGGAAGAGATTCCTCATCTTTGTGACACAACCTTGCTTCCTTCAGACAGCCAATGGACTTGTCCCATGGACCGCGTCTTCTTTGACGCCTCTGTGATTTGGGGACTAGTGGGACCACGCAGGGTGTTTGGAGACCTTGGAGAATACTCGAGTGTCAACTGGTTCTTCCTCGTAGGCGCCATAGCTCCACTCTTGGTCTGGCTAGCCGCTAAAGCATTCCCGGCTCAGACATGGATCTCCAAGATTCATATCCCTGTCCTTGTTGGAGCCACCGCAATGATGCCGCCAGCAACAGCTGTTAACTTCACCAGCTGGCTTATTGTTGCATTCGTCTTTGGCCATTTCATTTTCAAGTACAGGAGAGAGTGGTGGAAGAAGTATAACTATGTGTTGTCGGGTGGTTTAGATGCTGGCTCGGCTTTTATGACTATACTTCTGTTTCTAGCACTTGGACGAAAGGGTATTGAAGTGCAGTGGTGGGGAAACTCTGGTGACCGTGATACATGTCCTTTAGCTTCATGTCCAACCGCAAAAGGGGTTGTGGTCAAAGGTTGTCCCGTCTTCTAG
- the LOC106376129 gene encoding protein yippee-like At4g27740: MGEGKTLPTYLCRNCENPLALGEDLISKKFVGASGPAFMFSHAMNVVIGPKIERKLITGSYMVADVMCGNCGEKLGWKYVETFHLKQRYKEGMFVIERLKLTKKL; the protein is encoded by the exons ATGGGAGAAGGCAAAACGCTTCCTACTTATTTATGCAGAAACTGTGAAAATCCACTAGCTCTCGGTGAAGATCTCATCTCCAAAAAGTTTGTG GGAGCTTCAGGACCAGCGTTTATGTTTTCTCATGCGATGAACGTGGTGATTGGACCGAAGATTGAGAGGAAACTGATAACCGGATCCTACATGGTGGCAGATGTGATGTGTGGTAATTGTGGTGAGAAGTTGGGTTGGAAGTATGTGGAGACCTTCCATCTTAAACAGAGGTATAAAGAAGGCATGTTTGTGATCGAGAGGCTCAAGTTGACCAAGAAACTTTAG